The DNA region GCCGCGAAGATAAACAAAGCAGATGTAACTAATAAAAAACGACGTAGTAGTGGACTTGTATCCTTTCTGAACTTCGTCCAATAGACATAGTTGTATCTCTCTGTTACCATTTGGTTCTCATTAGACGATTGAAACTTGTTCCGGAAAACCTTAAAAAAGCCTTTCCTTAGCGATTGGTCAAGACTAAGTTATCCTCATTGTGATGAATACTAATGATTTACCGGCCAAGTCTCCTCGAGATTCAGCAGTAGAAACTCGACATCTTGTACTTCCTAACGATGCTAACCATTATGGAACTGCATTTGGCGGGGCTATCATGAGTTGGATCGATTCGATTGCGGCGATGTCAGCACAAAGACATTCCGGTCACGAAGCTGTTACAGCAAGTATCGATAGAATAAATTTTATTACACCGATTCAAATTGGTGACCATGTCAATCTTAAGGCCATGGTCAATTATGTGGGTACTACTTCGATGGAAGTAGGAGTGCAAGTGAACCGAGAAAATCCATATACAGGGGAAATGGTTCGAGCTACTACCGCCTATTTATCGTTTGTTGCTTTGGACTCGAATAAAAAACCATGCCCTGTTCCTCCTTTACGATTGGATTCAGAACTAGAAAAACGTAGGTTTGCAGAGGGAAAACTTCGAATTGAGATGGCAAAGGAATTTGCTGCTAGAATCAAAGTGGGAAGAAAAGATATTTAATTATATCTTTCATACTCAGCGATTTGAGTTGTACTTTCCACGGAAGGTACAAAATACTTTTCCCTTATGTTTTTGTACTCGGGATCCGCAAAAAAACTGAGTTTGTTTTCTTTGTTTTTGAAATAAATCAAAAATAGACGGTTGATGGAATTTTCCGTTTCCGATCTTAATGTCTCTTGGATTTTAAAATCATACCGAAAACCACCTTCATACTTATCTAATAAATATTTCATTTCTGCTCTATATTTCGCATAAAGTTCATCATCCTTTACTTGGATTCCTATAATAGTTTCCAATGATAATAA from Leptospira noumeaensis includes:
- a CDS encoding acyl-CoA thioesterase; the encoded protein is MMNTNDLPAKSPRDSAVETRHLVLPNDANHYGTAFGGAIMSWIDSIAAMSAQRHSGHEAVTASIDRINFITPIQIGDHVNLKAMVNYVGTTSMEVGVQVNRENPYTGEMVRATTAYLSFVALDSNKKPCPVPPLRLDSELEKRRFAEGKLRIEMAKEFAARIKVGRKDI
- a CDS encoding DUF1330 domain-containing protein, encoding MEKQLLSLETIIGIQVKDDELYAKYRAEMKYLLDKYEGGFRYDFKIQETLRSETENSINRLFLIYFKNKENKLSFFADPEYKNIREKYFVPSVESTTQIAEYERYN